A section of the Rhizobium sp. SSA_523 genome encodes:
- the nudC gene encoding NAD(+) diphosphatase, protein MSISLFETDAPHPEASRLTAFAGNRLNRDAEHRAEDCLEQAVAHESAHAFAFAGGRLVLKHDDHVLDALFARHELAGLHPDRDSLILLGYRPNGEPRLAVSLDAPIERLEAQFKITDARSAFRDGLLDEETLGEVAQGLSLMHWNSAHRFCGKCGTKTESRLGGYKRQCPQCGHMMFPRTDPVVIMLTVDVEQDRVLLGRGHHFAPGMYSTLAGFVEPGETIEDAVRRETLEESGIEIGRVRYHASQPWPMPHSLMIGCFAEALSSEIRRDEQELADCRWFSRAEMIAILDADTTGEGPFAPPPGAIAHRLMRDWVDWPRPAAEAG, encoded by the coding sequence ATGAGCATTTCCCTGTTCGAGACTGACGCGCCGCATCCCGAGGCCAGCCGGCTGACGGCCTTTGCCGGAAACCGGTTGAACCGCGATGCCGAGCACCGCGCGGAAGACTGCCTGGAGCAGGCCGTGGCGCATGAGAGTGCCCATGCGTTCGCATTCGCCGGCGGCAGGCTGGTGCTGAAGCATGACGATCATGTCCTCGACGCGCTGTTTGCCAGGCACGAACTGGCCGGCCTTCATCCCGACAGGGACAGCCTGATCCTGCTCGGCTATCGCCCCAATGGCGAGCCGCGCCTGGCCGTCAGTCTCGACGCGCCGATCGAGAGGCTGGAGGCGCAGTTCAAGATTACCGATGCGCGCTCCGCCTTTCGCGACGGGCTTCTGGACGAGGAGACGCTGGGCGAGGTGGCGCAGGGCCTCAGCCTGATGCACTGGAACAGCGCCCATCGGTTCTGCGGCAAATGCGGCACCAAGACCGAAAGCCGGCTCGGAGGTTACAAGCGCCAATGCCCGCAATGCGGTCACATGATGTTTCCGCGGACCGACCCGGTCGTCATCATGCTCACCGTCGATGTGGAGCAGGACCGCGTCCTGCTGGGCCGCGGCCACCACTTCGCTCCCGGCATGTATTCGACGCTGGCGGGTTTCGTCGAACCAGGCGAAACGATCGAGGATGCGGTGCGCCGCGAAACGCTGGAGGAGTCCGGGATCGAGATCGGCCGCGTGCGCTATCATGCGTCGCAGCCCTGGCCCATGCCGCATTCCTTGATGATCGGCTGCTTCGCCGAGGCCTTGTCGAGCGAAATACGCCGCGATGAGCAGGAGCTTGCGGATTGCCGCTGGTTCTCCCGCGCCGAAATGATCGCCATTCTGGACGCGGACACGACAGGCGAAGGCCCCTTTGCGCCGCCGCCCGGCGCCATAGCCCACCGGCTGATGCGTGACTGGGTTGACTGGCCGCGCCCCGCGGCCGAGGCGGGATAG
- a CDS encoding HIT family protein produces MSAFELDARLERDSDLITILSLCQVRLLKDSRWPWLMLVPQRAQKTELFELTPLDQALLTFETNLVAGALKQVTGARKINVGALGNIVAQLHVHIVARHEGDPNWPGPIWGFGTALPYDDETKQSFVKALNQAIDA; encoded by the coding sequence TTGAGTGCATTCGAACTGGACGCTCGACTGGAGCGGGACTCGGACCTGATCACTATCCTCAGCCTCTGCCAGGTCCGTCTGCTGAAGGACAGCCGCTGGCCCTGGCTGATGCTGGTGCCGCAGCGGGCGCAGAAGACGGAACTGTTCGAGCTGACGCCGCTCGATCAAGCCTTGCTTACCTTTGAAACCAATCTGGTTGCCGGCGCCCTGAAGCAGGTGACGGGAGCCAGGAAAATCAATGTCGGAGCGCTCGGCAATATCGTCGCGCAGCTGCATGTGCACATCGTTGCACGTCATGAAGGCGATCCCAACTGGCCCGGTCCGATCTGGGGCTTCGGAACGGCCCTGCCCTATGACGACGAGACGAAGCAGAGTTTTGTAAAGGCGCTGAACCAGGCGATAGACGCATGA